The Manihot esculenta cultivar AM560-2 chromosome 8, M.esculenta_v8, whole genome shotgun sequence genomic interval ATGTTATATGATGACAAAGTTGAAATGAGAACTTGAAAGTATATCGTATGAAATAAAAGCAATTATAGGTAAGACCTGATTTCATTTACATACCTGCAGTTTGCTGGTTGGTTTGGACAAAAATAGGTGCCTGCTCTTCACTCCTGCCGCCAAGATTATCACTTTCACTATCAAGAGATGAAGTAActgtttttttcctttttgctgTACAGCCACTCTTCTTAGATATATCACCTTTTTCTTCGGAGTAATTTGATTCTGTTACTTGAGTCGACCTACTCTGTGCTTCCAAAGCTAGATATTCCTTTTCTTGTTGAAGTGCAGAACGAGTAAATCTTTTCCTGTTGGTAGAGGCGCTTAACTTCTGAGCATCAGCAGAGGACTTTATCTGAATATTGTCATTGGAAATTTCAGTAACTGCAAGATTTCCTTCAGAATAATCATCCACAGTTGTATGAGATGATTTATCCTGTGATGACTTAGctagattttctttttctctacgAAGTGCTGAACGAGTAACCCTTTTTCCACCAGTTGAAGTCCTTAACTTTAGGTCATCAGCACTGTTCTTGATCTGCATATTGCCATTTGAAATTCCACTATCATTCTGATTTGCTGAGTTCATGGTCTCGTTTAACTTGGACCGACTTCTTCTACCTGTGGTGCATTCTGAGGTCTTATCTTCATTTGTCAATTCTAGATTCTTTGTTTCAGAGGACAATCCTGCAAGCTGCGACTTTGGTGAACCACTCCGACGAGTTAAAATGTGTGATTTTACCATCTCAACAGGTTCCGAAACAACTGGAAAAGGAGTAGCCAATACATCTGTTGAAAACTTGTCCTTCATAATAACCTTGTCACCGATAAATGGATTGAACAAGCTAGTTCCACCTATTGCAACACTCTTTGGAGTAATTTGCACTCGTGAGGCAAGAGCTGCACAAGCAGCAAGTGGACTGAGATGTGACCTATATTCTGAACGTTCTTCAATGGATGAAGTGAACATTGGTGGATCCTCAACTTCTGCTACCACATGTAGATTACTGGACCTCCTGGTTGTTCTTCTCACTGGAGTCTTCTGGTCGCAAGGAACTTTAGCACATGGAATGCTTATTTTGGCTGCAGCAACGGCCTTGCAGCTTTCCTTTTTATCTACTGTTCATAACCAGGAGCAAAGTAAAGACTTGAAGAATTTCAACATGTAACATGATCCATTTAGGATAATCGAAAAGCTAGGACATGAGCACCCAGAGGGTGTTTGTCTTAGCTCATAAGCTGTAACCAGCTTATACGCTCTACAAATAAGCCCACCCGTTACTTCTATAACATTTTAAGATTATAAGTTCAGCTTATAGGCTAAAAAAAAGTTCAGGGATAAGCTTTTTATTTTAGTGCTTATAAGCACTAAACTTGTAGACTGATTGGACTATACAAGTTACTACATTGCTcccatataatttaaaatttcaccaCAAATCTTATTTAATATCTGTTTTAGTaactttaataataaatatttttataagatACTTATTACCAAACATGTCAACTGCTTACCAGCCACTTATAAGCATTTTAACGAAACACGAAATTGCTTAAAATTTCAAATGcttataattttcaaatagcTTATAAGCACTTAGTTTTTAGAAGCTAATTTTTATAAACTAAGCAAACACCCTCCTAGAAGTTCTAATTTAGCTTCTACCTTCAGATGTTGAACAAAACATTGAAAAAATCTAGAGAATTTACCCCCATATGAATGCAGCATGAGGACTTAAACAAACCAGATAACAGTACACCATCTCATGTTACTAGCAAAACACTTGGAATGTTTAACAGATTGAGAATGTAATTACTCTACTGTGCAGACTATCTCTCATTGCAGCTCACCATAGGAAAAAAGCATATGACTGCTGTAATATTGTTACAGTATGGCTTGATGCTCCAGCCCAAACTCTTATGTCTATGATATTGTGTGATATCCTTCTCAGAGACCAGCTTCTTTACCCATTAAACTATTATATTTCCAAACTCCCACATGGATGAAAGATCTACAACTCTgataaggagaaaaaaaaaagggaaataaaGAAGCAAATTTGTTCTCAAAACTTACATATGCTGTTGCGTGCAGAGGCTTGTCCAATCCTCACATGAGTTGGTTTGGTAATTTCTGACTCGGATAGATCAGCTGAATTgctgatattttttatttgtttttctaccATTTTACTTAGGTCCATGTCATAGTTTCTATCCTCAATCAGATATGGAGGTGGACCAGAAGATTTCACATGTTTTTCAGATTTCAATAACACCGCAACAGTTGGGTAGACAGTGATGCTTTTCGTGGACAATTTCATGATTGAACTAGATGGGACTTTGATTCCATCTTCAAAATTTTGGTGAAGCCATTTGATTGTGAACATACATCTGCAGGGGCCCCTATAGTGCCTCACCCGGAAGACCTGTCAATTATGTATATTCGCACAATAATCAAATTAGAAGGATGGCTTTTGCCTGCATGACACATTCTGAAGTAACAAAGACAATAGAGCCACTAAAAGTTGGAATTATTAAGTGTCTCAAATATTAAGCATAATTTCTCAATGATTTGTTCATATTATCTCCCATTCTATAAGACTTGATGACTAAAGAAAGCAcacattttcatgttttctcaatTTTATCCACAACTTTATCCCACCCAATTGCCAAAGTTTGTTGCAATTTGTACTTTTTTTTTCCAACCTAACTATCACTTCATTTCCAACTGATTCATCACTACTGATCCAACCCCATCATTACCACTGATATCTCCAAAGTGATGCGGAACCCAGGATCTAACTAATGATCAAAAACCCCGTTACACAACTTGACAAAAAACAagacaaaaatatttttgagaaaaTTACTCTACCACACCCCAACCAATGTAATTAGAAATGAAGCTACCACACCCCAACCAATGTAATTAGAAATGAAGATTATagagcgaaggttgctctactgcACCCCTAACCAATCAAtgttattagaaataaaaattgctctactacacccctaactaaccaatgtgattagaaacatagataatcaagcgattccagcttgaaaacgccacaagaaattcttgataagttaactaaatatgcaggagatccatattagaaaGCTACAAGGTTAGACCCTgataaattactaaataatgtagaagaaccaaatattattcataacatCGTCTTTATTGATTGTCTCCTTGTAGCTGCCGCCTTAAAGGAGTTTTTATAGCCTCTAAACCCTAATTATAgtgtaggaaggtgtaattataatataggaaggatatctagtcaaatagtcaaatccggattacattaaagatctttttcctaaattatcttggagaaatctccttcctaaatggacTGCACGAATTAGGTTTTTAAtttaggccaaattaatttaaaataaatctcacaaaatactaaaataccaaaataacaaaatttgcCTAAGTGCAATTCgaccatacatgcattacgcggTCTGAAATTGTTTTACGCATCCACATGTGCTGAAGAGTGTGTTGCTTATTTCCCTATTCTCCCATacttcccaaatatagttctcatctgtAAGTTTTGAAttcttgaattaagcgatggtaaTTTGACTTGTCATGATTTGGATCTTTCCATATTAAATCTTTGAAGTGCAAATACTTCAATCCACAACTTCTTGTTGAAAAATCGTATCACTCTCGTGCTCGTATAAGTTCTCATCTCATAAGCCTTGATTAAATGGTGATAATTTGACTTGTCATAATTTGGAGCTTTccctattaaaattttaaagagtgTGAATACTTTAATACACAACTTATTGTTGAAGAATCATGTCATTCTCGTACTAGTATCATTATTGAAGTGGAACCAGGATCAACTCGTGATAAAAAACTCTGTCATACAACTTGACAAAAATAAggcaaagatatcttccagaaagttgctctaccacaccgcTAACCAACCAATATAATTAGAAACAAAAATTATGGAGCAaaagttgctctactacactccCAACCAACCAATATGATTAGAAATGAAGATGATAGAGCGAAGATTGCTCTACTACAcctctaaccaaccaatgtgattagaaatatagataatcaagtgatTCCAACTTGAGAACGCTATAAAGTTGAACATTGATAAGTAGCTAAATAATGAAGAACCAAAGTATTATTCATaacatcatttttatttattatctccTTGTAGCTGCCACCTTAAAGGTGCTTTATAGCCTCTAAATCCTAATTCCAGTGTAGGAAGATGTAATTACAGTATAGGAAGGGCATCTAATCAAATAGTCAAACCGGATTACATTAAATATCCTTTttctaaattatcttggagaaatctcctttcTAAATGGGTTGtacgaatttggcttctaatttaggccaaattaatttaaaataaatcccacaaaacactaaaataccaaaattggCCTAAATGCAATTCGGCCATATATGCATTACGCAATCTGAAATTGTATTACGCGTCCATATGTGCTGAAGAGCGTGTTGCTTATTTCCTTATTCTCTCAtactgatacggatccaatagggcaaatttctaacaatggtgtggagcaaacttatgtcattcaaatggatctaaaaggagttcaaaatcatatgggacagatttggtgcaacacttacaatcataggcttagggagcctaatcaaacctatgggctaacccttatggcacaagcctcaaacccacacgcacaagtagatatggaatccaaagatttgataaacccacctcctatggcaccccaaacttagagaacctgaaacaccaatgatcgaaggatttagatgagaatctgacaaacgccacaacgaatagttgataagtaagccaagattcctggtgcaattgatgaaagcaaatccttactctcactcaaagcaatacacgccaaaggcatgagaagaattctgaaattttgattaaaagctgcctcttacaattgttttttatccttatatagtaaggagaaaaacaaataaaaccctaagacactcttcttggacctgacttaaacacataaggtccaaatccaatcacacactaaaataacacataagttttaaaacataagtccaaaacatggcccaacactctaaaacttaaaagataaagtatggccagaatacaagcccaaacaaagctaaaataaaacaagtgttaaataataaaaatataacaagcccatcataacaaagctgaatcttcacaaaagccttacttgatcttcactttaggcttccctttatgtagttttagcccataggtttgattaggctccctaagcctatgattgcaagtgttgcatcaaatctgtcccatatgattttgaactccttttagatctatTTGAATAACATAAGTttactccacaccattgttagaaatttgccctattggatccgtatcacatACTTCCCAAATATAGCTTATGATACGAGCACGAGAATGACACGATTCTTCAACAAGTTGTGGATTGAAGTATTCACacttttcaaatatttaatattgaaaGCTCCAAATTATGACAAGTCAAATTACAATGGCTTAATTCAATGCTTACGCGATGAAAACTATATTTAGGAAacatgggagaataaggaaataaGAACACACTTCAGCACATGTGGACGCGTAAAACAATTTCAGATCTCGTAATACATATATGGCTGAATTGCACTTAggctaatttatttaatttggccTAAATTAGAAATCAAATTCATGCAGCCCATTTAgaaaggagatttctccaaaataatttagaaaaaaaaaatctttaatataATTCAGGTTTGACTATTTAACTAGATACCCtttctatattgtaattacacattCCTATACTAAAATTAGAATTTGGAGGCTATAAAAACATCTttaaggtggcagccacaaGGAAACAATCAATAAAGATGATGTTATGAATCCATTACTGAGCAACTTATCAAAGTTCAACCTTGTGgcattctaatatggatctcaTCCATGCTTAGTGAACTTATCAAGAATTCCTTGTGGCATTCTcaagctggaatcgcttgattatctatgtttctaatcacattggttggttaggggtgtagtagagcaacctttgCTCCATAATCttcgtttctaatcacattggttagtCAGGGTACAATAGAGCAACCTTCACTCTATAATCTTTGTTTCTAATCACACTGATTGGTACCCCAATTACCTCACAATACTTTCCAAAAGTGCGAAAGAAACTTTGCATCTCTATCTGACGCAATTGTCCTTGGCACTCCATGAAGTCGAACCACTTTGCATCTCTATTGAAGAACAAGTCAGCTACATTGATGGCATCATCAATTTTATGGCAAGGAATGAAGTGAGTCATCTTGCTAAACTTGTCGACAACAACAAATATGCTATCTCTACCATGCTTAGTCCTAGGTAAGCCAAGCACAAAATCCATAAAAATATCCATCCAATGTGAACTAGGAACAGGTaaaggcatataaagaccatgagcCATAGACTTAGACTTTGCATGTCTACATGCAATAAAAGAAGCACACACTTTCTCAACATTTTTGCGCATAgaaggccaataaaaatgctcaaataaAGTGTCATAAGTCTTATGTACTCCACAATGCCCCATCAAACCCCCCACAATGAGATTCAAGCACAAGCAAATCACGCATAGAGCATCTAGACACACATAATTTCTTACCCTTAAATAAGTAACTATCATACttataaaaagagttaaaaacTCTATGCTCACAAGCCACAAACACATTGCAGAAATCAGTATCATTAATGTACAAATCCTTAACATGCTCAAAACCAAGCAATTTAGAACTCAAAGCATTAATTAAAGCATACCTCCTAGACAAAGCATCTGCAACCGCATTGTCTTTCCCATGCTTATACTTAATCAGatacaaaaattattaaataaactcaacccacttaccatgcgtCTTTTTCAACTTGCATTGTCCCTTCAAGTACTTTAAGAACTCATGATCCGTATGTATCACAAACTTCTTGGGCAAGAGATAGTGTTGCCACACGTCCAGTGCTCTCACTAAGGCATATAACTCCTTATCATAGGTTGAGTAATTGacttgtcatgatttggagctTCCCATATTAAATCTTTGAAG includes:
- the LOC110609352 gene encoding uncharacterized protein LOC110609352 isoform X1; this encodes MLRICTLMILISAMCLWLVSIEFLTLFISMIVTYLRVRNYVCLDALCVICLCLNLIVGGLMGHCGVHKTYDTLFEHFYWPSMRKNVEKVCASFIACRHAKSKSMAHGLYMPLPVPSSHWMDIFMDFVLGLPRTKHGRDSIFVVVDKFSKMTHFIPCHKIDDAINVADLFFNRDAKWFDFMECQGQLRQIEMQSFFRTFGKYCEVFRVRHYRGPCRCMFTIKWLHQNFEDGIKVPSSSIMKLSTKSITVYPTVAVLLKSEKHVKSSGPPPYLIEDRNYDMDLSKMVEKQIKNISNSADLSESEITKPTHVRIGQASARNSILDKKESCKAVAAAKISIPCAKVPCDQKTPVRRTTRRSSNLHVVAEVEDPPMFTSSIEERSEYRSHLSPLAACAALASRVQITPKSVAIGGTSLFNPFIGDKVIMKDKFSTDVLATPFPVVSEPVEMVKSHILTRRSGSPKSQLAGLSSETKNLELTNEDKTSECTTGRRSRSKLNETMNSANQNDSGISNGNMQIKNSADDLKLRTSTGGKRVTRSALRREKENLAKSSQDKSSHTTVDDYSEGNLAVTEISNDNIQIKSSADAQKLSASTNRKRFTRSALQQEKEYLALEAQSRSTQVTESNYSEEKGDISKKSGCTAKRKKTVTSSLDSESDNLGGRSEEQAPIFVQTNQQTAGGGLDKVDIQGQTKKLISSKRQSQQVSLHNHLPRTRSQTKSHLSVNMGTRKN
- the LOC110609352 gene encoding uncharacterized protein LOC110609352 isoform X2, with the translated sequence MLRICTLMILISAMCLWLVSIEFLTLFISMIVTYLRVRNYVCLDALCVICLCLNLIVGGLMGHCGVHKTYDTLFEHFYWPSMRKNVEKVCASFIACRHAKSKSMAHGLYMPLPVPSSHWMDIFMDFVLGLPRTKHGRDSIFVVVDKFSKMTHFIPCHKIDDAINVADLFFNRDAKWFDFMECQGQLRQIEMQSFFRTFGKYCEVFRVRHYRGPCRCMFTIKWLHQNFEDGIKVPSSSIMKLSTKSITVYPTVAVLLKSEKHVKSSGPPPYLIEDRNYDMDLSKMVEKQIKNISNSADLSESEITKPTHVRIGQASARNSIYKKESCKAVAAAKISIPCAKVPCDQKTPVRRTTRRSSNLHVVAEVEDPPMFTSSIEERSEYRSHLSPLAACAALASRVQITPKSVAIGGTSLFNPFIGDKVIMKDKFSTDVLATPFPVVSEPVEMVKSHILTRRSGSPKSQLAGLSSETKNLELTNEDKTSECTTGRRSRSKLNETMNSANQNDSGISNGNMQIKNSADDLKLRTSTGGKRVTRSALRREKENLAKSSQDKSSHTTVDDYSEGNLAVTEISNDNIQIKSSADAQKLSASTNRKRFTRSALQQEKEYLALEAQSRSTQVTESNYSEEKGDISKKSGCTAKRKKTVTSSLDSESDNLGGRSEEQAPIFVQTNQQTAGGGLDKVDIQGQTKKLISSKRQSQQVSLHNHLPRTRSQTKSHLSVNMGTRKN
- the LOC110609352 gene encoding uncharacterized protein LOC110609352 isoform X3 translates to MLRICTLMILISAMCLWLVSIEFLTLFISMIVTYLRVRNYVCLDALCVICLCLNLIVGGLMGHCGVHKTYDTLFEHFYWPSMRKNVEKVCASFIACRHAKSKSMAHGLYMPLPVPSSHWMDIFMDFVLGLPRTKHGRDSIFVVVDKFSKMTHFIPCHKIDDAINVADLFFNRDAKWFDFMECQGQLRQIEMQSFFRTFGKYCEVFRVRHYRGPCRCMFTIKWLHQNFEDGIKVPSSSIMKLSTKSITVYPTVAVLLKSEKHVKSSGPPPYLIEDRNYDMDLSKMVEKQIKNISNSADLSESEITKPTHVRIGQASARNSILDKKESCKAVAAAKISIPCAKVPCDQKTPVRRTTRRSSNLHVVAEVEDPPMFTSSIEERSEYRSHLSPLAACAALASRVQITPKSVAIGGTSLFNPFIGDKVIMKDKFSTDVLATPFPVVSEPVEMVKSHILTRRSGSPKSQLAGLSSETKNLELTNEDKTSECTTGRRSRSKLNETMNSANQNDSGISNGNMQIKNSADDLKLRTSTGGKRVTRSALRREKENLAKSSQDKSSHTTVDDYSEGNLAVTEISNDNIQIKSSADAQKLSASTNRKRFTRSALQQEKEYLALEAQSRSTQVTESNYSEEKGDISKKSGCTAKRKKTVTSSLDSESDNLGGRSEEQAPIFVQTNQQTAVFIEEREIESCI
- the LOC110609352 gene encoding uncharacterized protein LOC110609352 isoform X5; amino-acid sequence: MVFRVRHYRGPCRCMFTIKWLHQNFEDGIKVPSSSIMKLSTKSITVYPTVAVLLKSEKHVKSSGPPPYLIEDRNYDMDLSKMVEKQIKNISNSADLSESEITKPTHVRIGQASARNSILDKKESCKAVAAAKISIPCAKVPCDQKTPVRRTTRRSSNLHVVAEVEDPPMFTSSIEERSEYRSHLSPLAACAALASRVQITPKSVAIGGTSLFNPFIGDKVIMKDKFSTDVLATPFPVVSEPVEMVKSHILTRRSGSPKSQLAGLSSETKNLELTNEDKTSECTTGRRSRSKLNETMNSANQNDSGISNGNMQIKNSADDLKLRTSTGGKRVTRSALRREKENLAKSSQDKSSHTTVDDYSEGNLAVTEISNDNIQIKSSADAQKLSASTNRKRFTRSALQQEKEYLALEAQSRSTQVTESNYSEEKGDISKKSGCTAKRKKTVTSSLDSESDNLGGRSEEQAPIFVQTNQQTAGGGLDKVDIQGQTKKLISSKRQSQQVSLHNHLPRTRSQTKSHLSVNMGTRKN
- the LOC110609352 gene encoding uncharacterized protein LOC110609352 isoform X4 gives rise to the protein MATPAAAQSDCELESKRKEDSSWHPCRVSLSSVGDGLFVDFGQDSGVEFLDKEEVLNQLRFRSVPLKGDDCSRVKEGEHVLAANKSGLGSLFYDAKVEKVFRVRHYRGPCRCMFTIKWLHQNFEDGIKVPSSSIMKLSTKSITVYPTVAVLLKSEKHVKSSGPPPYLIEDRNYDMDLSKMVEKQIKNISNSADLSESEITKPTHVRIGQASARNSILDKKESCKAVAAAKISIPCAKVPCDQKTPVRRTTRRSSNLHVVAEVEDPPMFTSSIEERSEYRSHLSPLAACAALASRVQITPKSVAIGGTSLFNPFIGDKVIMKDKFSTDVLATPFPVVSEPVEMVKSHILTRRSGSPKSQLAGLSSETKNLELTNEDKTSECTTGRRSRSKLNETMNSANQNDSGISNGNMQIKNSADDLKLRTSTGGKRVTRSALRREKENLAKSSQDKSSHTTVDDYSEGNLAVTEISNDNIQIKSSADAQKLSASTNRKRFTRSALQQEKEYLALEAQSRSTQVTESNYSEEKGDISKKSGCTAKRKKTVTSSLDSESDNLGGRSEEQAPIFVQTNQQTAGGGLDKVDIQGQTKKLISSKRQSQQVSLHNHLPRTRSQTKSHLSVNMGTRKN
- the LOC110609352 gene encoding uncharacterized protein LOC110609352 isoform X6, with amino-acid sequence MFTIKWLHQNFEDGIKVPSSSIMKLSTKSITVYPTVAVLLKSEKHVKSSGPPPYLIEDRNYDMDLSKMVEKQIKNISNSADLSESEITKPTHVRIGQASARNSILDKKESCKAVAAAKISIPCAKVPCDQKTPVRRTTRRSSNLHVVAEVEDPPMFTSSIEERSEYRSHLSPLAACAALASRVQITPKSVAIGGTSLFNPFIGDKVIMKDKFSTDVLATPFPVVSEPVEMVKSHILTRRSGSPKSQLAGLSSETKNLELTNEDKTSECTTGRRSRSKLNETMNSANQNDSGISNGNMQIKNSADDLKLRTSTGGKRVTRSALRREKENLAKSSQDKSSHTTVDDYSEGNLAVTEISNDNIQIKSSADAQKLSASTNRKRFTRSALQQEKEYLALEAQSRSTQVTESNYSEEKGDISKKSGCTAKRKKTVTSSLDSESDNLGGRSEEQAPIFVQTNQQTAGGGLDKVDIQGQTKKLISSKRQSQQVSLHNHLPRTRSQTKSHLSVNMGTRKN